In the Candidatus Angelobacter sp. genome, one interval contains:
- a CDS encoding S1/P1 nuclease, with translation MKESNRSFGNLRRSTLAGFIALATLGLAAAALGYGKDGHETVGAIAADLLQGTHAETKVNNLLQGMSLLDAATWADRAKGSQGPLTQEMKDFVAANHDHHNYHYTDVPIQELQYQLGRVGTSPVDIVQISTQCINVLKGNDTPATNPHGFNQRIALLLLTHFVGDIHQPLHVGAAYLNDKPRFVNPNVVTTGVHEDQGGNFLKLGGTLLHVYWDDNAVQRAMKKAGAKSTQDYADRILQNNPIVPQTPGSVETWPKQWADEILPIAVKAHKGFKIAKPATVTDLFGTHLQWKVTAPSGYTNFARDTVDERLTTAGFRLAQLLQTIWP, from the coding sequence ATGAAAGAGAGCAATCGATCATTCGGCAACTTACGACGCAGCACCCTCGCCGGTTTCATCGCACTGGCCACGCTTGGTCTTGCGGCCGCGGCGTTGGGTTATGGAAAGGACGGCCACGAGACGGTGGGCGCAATCGCCGCCGATCTCCTCCAGGGCACGCACGCGGAAACCAAGGTTAACAATCTGCTTCAGGGCATGTCGCTGCTCGACGCCGCCACCTGGGCGGACCGGGCGAAGGGTTCGCAGGGGCCGCTGACCCAGGAGATGAAGGACTTTGTCGCGGCCAACCACGATCATCATAACTATCACTACACCGACGTTCCGATTCAGGAACTGCAATACCAGCTCGGCAGGGTCGGGACTTCGCCGGTCGACATCGTGCAAATCTCAACGCAGTGCATCAACGTCCTCAAAGGCAACGACACACCGGCCACGAATCCTCACGGGTTCAATCAAAGGATCGCGCTATTGCTTCTGACGCATTTTGTCGGCGACATCCACCAGCCGTTGCACGTGGGCGCGGCCTATCTCAACGACAAACCCCGGTTCGTGAATCCGAATGTGGTGACGACCGGCGTGCATGAGGATCAGGGAGGCAACTTTCTCAAGCTGGGCGGCACACTGCTCCATGTGTACTGGGACGACAACGCGGTCCAGCGCGCCATGAAAAAGGCCGGCGCGAAGTCGACTCAGGATTACGCGGACCGGATTTTGCAGAATAATCCCATTGTTCCGCAGACGCCGGGAAGCGTGGAGACCTGGCCGAAGCAATGGGCGGATGAAATTCTTCCGATTGCAGTCAAAGCCCACAAAGGGTTCAAGATAGCAAAGCCGGCGACGGTTACCGATCTCTTCGGCACCCACCTCCAATGGAAAGTTACCGCTCCGTCCGGCTACACCAATTTTGCCCGCGACACCGTGGATGAGCGGCTTACCACGGCAGGATTTCGCCTGGCTCAACTGTTGCAGACCATCTGGCCATGA